The genomic interval GTTACCTGATGTGTTCCACTATAACTATCGAGCTTAAATCCGATACCCTGGTTATCTTCTGTTACTTTTTTTACTGCAAAAAAACCTTCAGGGCTAAATGCTGCCCGAAAAGCGACAAGACCGCCATCAGGCATTTGAGTCGTAATCCAGATGGAGTCTTTCCCTTGATAAACCTTAAATTCAAAACTACCTGCTGTTTGAGTATAAAGTACTGTTTTAATTTCCGATAATTCAGCACTTGCGCTTAATGCCCAGGGAGATAATCCTTTCCTCATAAGTTATGTTTAATTTTGATGAACATTTAACACCCATGCCGAAGCTTTGTTTTAATTGATGTTTTCAAATTATTTAAACAATCCTATCTTAAGGCATGTTAATTATTTGTCACCTTACTCAATCAATTTGTAGCACTTCGAATGAAAAATAAACAAACCTCTGCCATGCTATGGCTGATTTTTATCATGCTGGTATGGGGGAGTACTTATGCAGTAACCAAATCTGTTGTTCATGTGCTGCCGCCAGGTTGCTTTGCTTTTGTTCGTTTTATGATCGCTTTGTTATGCCTTTTACCGGTTTATCTCTCAGACCGTAAAGCTATGGCTGCCCAGCAATTTAAGAAGGCTGATTATTGGTGGCTTTTCCTCATGGGAATAACAGGTATTTCAGGTTACTACGTTTTTTTTAATTATTCTCTGATGTATACTTCTGCGTCCAGCGGGGCATTAATCCAGGGCTTTATTCCAATTTGTATTGCTTTATCTGGAGTTATTTTTCTCAAAGAGCACTTATCCAGGCTACAGCTTACAGGAATCTGTTTGTCTTTTATCGGTGTAATTCTGGTTGGTTTAATTGCTGCGGAAGATAAGGGCGAAAAAAGCAGTTTAACAGGTAATCTGCTCATGATTGTTGCCGTACTCTGCTGGACAATTTATACTTTGATTTCCCGTAAATTGAATCATTTGAAGCCGATTATCATTACTTTTTGGAGTGGTTGTATAGGTACTGTATTATTGCTGCCACTTTCAATATATGAGTTTAGTCAATTAACGCAGCCAGTTCAGATTGGGCTTAAAGGATGGTTTGCCTTGATTTATCTGGGTGCCATTTCCTCTGCTTTGTGCTACTTAATGTATAATAAAGCACTGGAAC from Pedobacter sp. WC2423 carries:
- a CDS encoding DMT family transporter — protein: MKNKQTSAMLWLIFIMLVWGSTYAVTKSVVHVLPPGCFAFVRFMIALLCLLPVYLSDRKAMAAQQFKKADYWWLFLMGITGISGYYVFFNYSLMYTSASSGALIQGFIPICIALSGVIFLKEHLSRLQLTGICLSFIGVILVGLIAAEDKGEKSSLTGNLLMIVAVLCWTIYTLISRKLNHLKPIIITFWSGCIGTVLLLPLSIYEFSQLTQPVQIGLKGWFALIYLGAISSALCYLMYNKALEQLPAAMVGNFLNLDILIGVLIAVLFLHEQVSLIQVVGGIFILSGLILSSRKNNKLQ